From Streptomyces yatensis, one genomic window encodes:
- a CDS encoding alpha/beta fold hydrolase — protein sequence MSDGGITHRTDHLPMPDGVRVATYTWLPENGAPRAIVQIAHGAAEHARRYDRFARFLAAHGYAVVASDHRGHGATAESTGGFGVVGEEGDSWRAIVSDLRAIGDRARAAHPGAPLVLLGHSMGSMLARDCAQEYGEELAGLILSGTFRSLPGSETEEALAGIAEEIADRGRTAPSTFIPTLFASFNDPYESVQDRTGFEWLSRDPAEVAAYVADERCGFAFSAGLSLDWVHGVRKINDPRHQARIPAALPVHLAVGTEDPCNQGMTLVYELLEDFRYGGTRELSWKGYQGARHEILNETNRDEVQQDLLTWLEKDL from the coding sequence ATGTCCGACGGCGGTATCACCCACCGCACCGACCATCTGCCCATGCCCGACGGTGTGCGGGTCGCGACCTACACCTGGCTGCCGGAGAACGGCGCCCCGCGCGCGATCGTCCAGATCGCGCATGGCGCCGCCGAACATGCCCGGCGCTACGACCGGTTCGCCCGCTTCCTCGCCGCGCACGGCTATGCGGTGGTCGCCTCGGACCACCGCGGCCACGGAGCCACCGCCGAGTCGACGGGCGGGTTCGGCGTCGTGGGCGAGGAGGGCGACAGCTGGCGGGCGATCGTCTCGGACCTGCGCGCCATCGGCGACCGCGCCCGGGCCGCGCACCCCGGTGCGCCCCTGGTCCTGCTCGGCCACAGCATGGGTTCGATGCTGGCCCGCGACTGCGCCCAGGAGTACGGCGAGGAACTGGCCGGACTGATCCTCTCCGGGACCTTCCGCTCCCTGCCGGGGAGCGAGACCGAGGAGGCGCTGGCGGGCATCGCCGAGGAGATCGCGGATCGGGGCCGGACCGCCCCGTCCACCTTCATCCCCACCCTCTTCGCCTCGTTCAACGACCCGTACGAGTCGGTCCAGGACCGGACGGGCTTCGAGTGGCTTTCGCGCGACCCGGCGGAGGTGGCCGCGTACGTGGCGGACGAGCGGTGCGGCTTCGCGTTCAGCGCCGGGCTGTCCCTGGACTGGGTCCATGGCGTCCGTAAGATCAACGACCCGCGTCACCAGGCCCGTATCCCGGCCGCGCTGCCGGTGCATCTGGCGGTGGGCACCGAGGACCCGTGCAACCAGGGGATGACGCTCGTCTACGAACTCCTGGAGGACTTCCGCTACGGCGGCACGCGGGAGCTGAGCTGGAAGGGATACCAGGGGGCCCGGCACGAGATCCTCAACGAGACCAACCGGGACGAGGTCCAGCAGGACCTGCTGACCTGGCTGGAAAAGGACCTCTGA